The window GGGATGCATTCGTGGCCGCCTGTCCGGAAGCGACGTTTTTCCACCGCGCCGGCTGGCAAACCATCATCGACCGCGTGTACGGCCACAAGACCTGGTTCTACTACGTGGAACAGGATGGCCAGATCGTCGGCGTGCTGCCGCTGGCCGAGATCAAGAGCCGCCTGTTCGGCCATTCTCTCGGCTCCCTGCCGTTCTGCGTGCTGGGCGGCGTGGCCGCCACGTCGGATGCAGCCCGTCCGCTGCTCGACGCCGCCGCCGACAAGCTGGCCGCTTCGCTCAAGGTCGGCCATCTGGAATACCGCAACCTGCTGCCGGCGCACGCGGGCGACCCGGCCTGGCACCAGAAGGAACTGTACGTCACCTTCCGCAAGGCGATTACCGCCGACGACGACGAGAACATGAACGCCATCCCGCGCAAGCAGCGCGCCATGGTACGCAAGGGGATCAAGTGCGGCCTCACCGCCGAGATCGACCAGGGCGTGGACCGCTTCTTCATCGCCTACGCCACCAGCGTGCACCGTCTCGGCACGCCGGTGTTCCCGAAAAAGTACTTCGCGGTGATCAAGGAAGTCTTCGGCGAGGAATGCGAAATCCGCATCATCGTCAAGGATGGCGCGATCGTGGCCGGGGTGCTGAGCTTTTACTTCCGCGACGAAGTGCTGCCCTACTACGGCGGCGGCATGCCGGCCGCGCGCGAATTCGCCGGCAACGACTTCATGTACTGGAACCTGATGCAGGCCGCCGCCGCGCGCGGCGCGCGCATCTTCGACTTCGGCCGCAGCAAACTCGGTACCGGCGCCTTTGACTTCAAGAAGAACTGGGGCTTTTCGCCCACGCCGCTGGCCTACGAATACCGCCTGTACGAGTCGACCGAACTGCCCGACAACAACCCGCTCAATCCCAAGTACCAGCTGTTCATCAAGCTGTGGAAAAAGATGCCGCTGGCGCTGGCCAATGTCCTGGGCCCGCACATCGTCAAGAGCCTGGGCTGAGCGTGGACGACCTGCTGCTGCTGATCCACCGGATTCCCTACCCGCCCAACAAGGGCGACAAGATCCGCTCGTATCATCTGCTCAAGCACCTGGCGCGCCACTACAAGGTGCACCTGGCGACGTTTGTCGACGACGCCGACGACTGGCAGCACCTGCCGCGCGTGCAGGCCCTGTGCGCGTCGAGCCACTTCGCCCGCCTGGATCCGACCATGGCGCGCGTGCGCAGCCTGGGCGCGCTGCTGGCCAACCGCTCGCTCTCGCTCGACTACTACCGCGACAAGGGTTTGCGCGACTGGGTCGCCAGCACCATGGCGGCCAACAAGATCGATCGCATCCTGGTGTTTTCCTCGCCCATGGCGCAGTATGCCGAGCCGTATCCGCAGGCGCGCCGCGTGGTCGACTTTTGCGACGTCGATTCGGACAAATGGCGCCAGTACGCCGCGCAGAAATCCTGGCCCATGAGCATGCTGTACGCGCACGAAGCGCGCCAGCTGCTGCGCTACGAGCGCAAGGTGGCGCTTGACAGCGCGGCCGCGCTGTTCGTCTCGGCGCCGGAGGCGGCGCTGTTTCGCCAGCTGGCGCCCGAAAGCGCCGAGCGCACCGGCTTTTTCAATAACGGCGTCGATACCGACTACTTCACGCCGCACGCCGACTACCCGAATCCCTTCATCGCCGGCCAGCAGGCGCTGGTGTTTTGCGGCGCCATGGATTACTGGCCGAACGTGGACGCGGTGACCTGGTTCGCGCGCGAGATTTTCCCGGCCGTGCTGGCGCGCCATCCGGCGGCGCAATTCGTCATCGTCGGCGCGCGTCCTTCCCCCGACGTGCTGCAACTGGCCGCGCTGCCCGGCGTCACCGTCACCGGCACCGTGCCCGATGTGCGCCCGTACGTCGCGCATGCGGCCCTGTGCGTGGCGCCGCTGCGCATCGCGCGCGGCATCCAGAACAAGGTGCTCGAAGCTCTCTCGATGGCCAAAACGGTGGTGGTGTCGCCCCAGGCGCTCGAAGGCATCGCCGCCGAGCCGGGACGCGACCTGCTGCTTGCCGCGGACGCGCCGCAGTTCGTTGCCGCCATCGGCCAGGCGCTGGATGCGCCACGCGCCGACATGGGCCGCGCAGCGCGCCACGCCGTCGAAACCCAGTATGGCTGGTCCAGCAACCTGGCGCCGGTTGTCTCCCTGTTAGAACAGATGTCCGTCGAAAGCGCATAGTGGAACAAGGCATTACCCTCAACCCGGCGCGCCCGGCCCAGTCTTATTTGCTGCAGTCGCTCCTGATCGGCGCCGTGCTGCTGTTTCCCTTCCTCGCCTACTTCGAGACGGCGGCGTCGATCGTCAACATCTGGGACAGTTCCGGCACCTTTGCGCACGGCTATGTGATCCTGCCGATCAGCCTCTGGCTGATCTGGGGCCGGCGCGATGCGCTGCGCGCCATGCCGGTGCAGCCATGGTGGCCCGCGCTTGTCCTGCTGGCCGGCTGCGGCGCCGCCTGGCTGCTCGGCGAAATGGGCGAAGTGCAGATCGTGCGCCACTACGCCTTTGTGGCCATGCTGCCTTTGAGCGCGCTGGCGATCCTCGGTATGCCGATCGCGCGCAGCCTGGCCTTTCCGCTGGCGTTCATGCTGTTCGCGGTACCCTTCGGCGATGTGTTCATCGAACCGCTGATCGGCATGACCGCCAACTTCACGGTCGACGCCCTGATCGCCACCGGCATTCCAGTTTTCCGCGAAGGGAACAACTTCAGTATCCCGACCGGCAACTGGTCGGTGGTGGAGGCGTGCAGCGGCGTGCGCTACCTGATTTCCTCGGTGACGCTCGGCTGCCTGTACGCCTACCTGACCTACCGCACCACCTGGCGCCGCGCGCTGTTCATCGTCGCCTCGATCATCGTGCCGATCTTCGCCAACGGCGCGCGCGCCTATCTGATCGTGATGATCGGTCACCTGAGCGGCATGACCCTGGCGGTCGGCTTCGATCATCTGATTTACGGCTGGGTGTTCTTCGGCTTCGTGATGTTCCTGCTGTTCTGGATCGGCGCCATCTGGCGCGAAGATACCGCGCCCGCCGCCGATGCGGCCGCAGCGCCGGCCGTGCCGGACGCGCCGCCGGCGCCGCTGAACAAGCTGCTGCCGGCCGCGCTGGCGGTCATCGCCTGCGTCGGCATCTGGCCCGCCTATAACCACTACCTGGAAAAGACCGAGCCGGCGCCGGCGCCCGTGGTGCTGACCGAAGTGGCTACCCGTGCGCCGCGCGGCCCCGCCTTTGTCGACTGGACTCCGGCCTTCCCGACAGCGAGCGCCGAACTGCAGCAGTTCCATGCGCAGGATGGCGTCGGTGTCGGCGTCAAGCTGCTGTACTACCGCAAGCCGCCCAAAGGCACCAAGCTCATTACCACCACCAACCGCCTGTCGCCGGTTGAAGATCCCGTCTGGCGCACCATCACCACCGTCGTGCGCGACGAAGCGATCGGCGAGCGCGGCCTGCGCCTGCGCGAGAGCAGCATGTCCGGCCCGAAGGGCAAGATGCTGGTGTGGCACTGGTACTGGATCGACGGCAGCACCACCAGCAGCGACTACGTCGGCAAGCTGCTGCAGATCCGCCAGAAGCTGCTGCATGCCAGCGACGACGGCGCCGCCGTGATGATTTTCGCGCCGTACGACGAGAATCCGGAGCCGGCGCGGGTAGCGATGCGCGCCTTCCTCAAAGGCGACCTGGCCGCCATCGAGGCCGCGCTGGCCGCCAACACGAGGGCCAGATGACCGATATCCCCCTCGTCGTCCACCTGATCTACCGGCTCGATTTCGGCGGCCTGGAGACCTTGCTCGTCGAGCGCATCAACCGCATGCCGGCCGCGCACTACCGCCATGCGGTGGTGTGCCTGACCGACTACACCGCGTTCGCCGACAAGATCACCAAGCCCGGCGTGGAGCTGTTCGCCCTGAACAAGCAGCCCGGCTTGTCGCCCGGTACCCACGCGGCGCTGTGGAAGCTGCTGCGCCGCCTGCGCCCGACCATCCTGCACACTTACAATCTGTCGGCGGTCGAATACGCGCCGGCCGCCATGCTGGCCGGGGTCCCGGTGCGCATCAACGGCCTGCACGGACGCGACGCCGGCGACCCGCAAGGGCGCAACCGCAAGCACAACATGCTGCGCCGCCTGATGCTGCCGTTCTACGACTGCTGCTACGCCAATTCGGCCGACATGCTGGCCTGGAACCGCACCGTGATCGGCGTGGCCGAGAACAAGAGCCGCCTGCTGGCCAACGGCATCGACGCCGACAAATTCAACCCGCAAGGCGGCGCGGTGCGCCAGTTCGGACCGGAGACGATTGTCATCGGCACCGTCGGCCGCATCCAGGACGTGAAGGACCATGCGACGCTCCTGCGCGCCTTTGTGCTGCTGCACGCGCGCCTGCCGCAGGTGCGCCTGGCGATTGTGGGCGGCGGCCCGCTGCTGGCGGCCCTGCAGGCCCAGGCCGCACAGGCTGGCGTGGCCGATGCGGTCTGGCTGCCCGGCGCGCGCACCGACGTTGCCGACATTTTGCGCGGCTTCGATATGTTTGCGCTGTCGTCGATTGCCGAAGGCACGCCCGGTTCGGCGCTGGAGGCGATGGCAAGCGGCCTGCCGGTGGTCGGCACCCGCGTCGGCGGGGTGCCGGAAGTGATTGCCGATGGCGTGACGGGCGCGCTGGTGCCGCCGTCCGACCCGGTTGCCATGGCCGATGCGCTGGAGCGCTACGTGATGGACGCCGCACTGCGGCTGGAACACGGCACGGCCGGCCGCGCGCGGGTCGAGCGTCACTACAACATGGCGGCCATGGTGGCCGCTTACGAATCTTTGTACGACGCCTTGTGCGAACATAAAAAACAATTCAGGAAGAGTGCGAAATCATGTGTGGAATAGTCGGCATTTTTGATACGCGCGGTGCGCGCGAGATCGACCCGGCGCTGGTCAAGCGCATGAACGAAACCCAGCACCATCGCGGCCCGGATGAAGGCGACGTGTACACCGAGCCGGGCGTCGGCTTCGGCCACCGGCGCCTGTCGGTGATCGACATCCTGAGCGGCCAGCAGCCGATGTTCAATGCCGAAGGCAATGTCGGCGTGGTCTTCAACGGCGAAATCTACAATTACCCCGAGCTGACCGAGGAACTGCAAAAGCTCGGCTACGTGTTCCGCACCAAGAGCGACACCGAAACCATCGTGCACGCCTGGTCGGCCTGGGGCGAGGACTGCGTGCAGCACTTTCGCGGCATGTTCGCCATCGCCGTGTGGGACCGCGTCAAGCAGACCATGTTCATGGCGCGCGACCGCCTCGGCGTCAAACCGTTTTACTACGCCGTGCTGCCGGACGGGATGTTCATCTTCGGCTCCGAGCTCAAGTCGCTGCGTGCCCACCCGGACCTGCCGCGCGCGATCGACCCGCGCGCCGTGGAAGACTATTTCGCCTACGGCTACGTGCCGGAACCGAAAACCATCTACAGCAGCGCTTTCAAGCTATCGCCCGGTTTTTGCCTGACCGTGAAAATCGGCCAGCCGATCCCGCAGCCGCGCCAGTTCTGGGACGTGCCGTTCAAGCTGCACGGTGCCATGACCCAGAGCGACGCCGAGGGCGAGTTGGTGGTGCGCCTGCGCGAAGCGGTCAAGATCCGCCTCAAGGCCGAAGTGCCGCTGGGCGCGTTTTTGTCGGGTGGCGTCGATTCGAGCGCCATCGTGGCCATGATGGCCGGCCTGATGAAGGACCCGGTCAACACCTGCT of the Massilia violaceinigra genome contains:
- a CDS encoding TIGR03088 family PEP-CTERM/XrtA system glycosyltransferase, whose translation is MTDIPLVVHLIYRLDFGGLETLLVERINRMPAAHYRHAVVCLTDYTAFADKITKPGVELFALNKQPGLSPGTHAALWKLLRRLRPTILHTYNLSAVEYAPAAMLAGVPVRINGLHGRDAGDPQGRNRKHNMLRRLMLPFYDCCYANSADMLAWNRTVIGVAENKSRLLANGIDADKFNPQGGAVRQFGPETIVIGTVGRIQDVKDHATLLRAFVLLHARLPQVRLAIVGGGPLLAALQAQAAQAGVADAVWLPGARTDVADILRGFDMFALSSIAEGTPGSALEAMASGLPVVGTRVGGVPEVIADGVTGALVPPSDPVAMADALERYVMDAALRLEHGTAGRARVERHYNMAAMVAAYESLYDALCEHKKQFRKSAKSCVE
- a CDS encoding TIGR03087 family PEP-CTERM/XrtA system glycosyltransferase; protein product: MDDLLLLIHRIPYPPNKGDKIRSYHLLKHLARHYKVHLATFVDDADDWQHLPRVQALCASSHFARLDPTMARVRSLGALLANRSLSLDYYRDKGLRDWVASTMAANKIDRILVFSSPMAQYAEPYPQARRVVDFCDVDSDKWRQYAAQKSWPMSMLYAHEARQLLRYERKVALDSAAALFVSAPEAALFRQLAPESAERTGFFNNGVDTDYFTPHADYPNPFIAGQQALVFCGAMDYWPNVDAVTWFAREIFPAVLARHPAAQFVIVGARPSPDVLQLAALPGVTVTGTVPDVRPYVAHAALCVAPLRIARGIQNKVLEALSMAKTVVVSPQALEGIAAEPGRDLLLAADAPQFVAAIGQALDAPRADMGRAARHAVETQYGWSSNLAPVVSLLEQMSVESA
- the xrtA gene encoding exosortase A — its product is MEQGITLNPARPAQSYLLQSLLIGAVLLFPFLAYFETAASIVNIWDSSGTFAHGYVILPISLWLIWGRRDALRAMPVQPWWPALVLLAGCGAAWLLGEMGEVQIVRHYAFVAMLPLSALAILGMPIARSLAFPLAFMLFAVPFGDVFIEPLIGMTANFTVDALIATGIPVFREGNNFSIPTGNWSVVEACSGVRYLISSVTLGCLYAYLTYRTTWRRALFIVASIIVPIFANGARAYLIVMIGHLSGMTLAVGFDHLIYGWVFFGFVMFLLFWIGAIWREDTAPAADAAAAPAVPDAPPAPLNKLLPAALAVIACVGIWPAYNHYLEKTEPAPAPVVLTEVATRAPRGPAFVDWTPAFPTASAELQQFHAQDGVGVGVKLLYYRKPPKGTKLITTTNRLSPVEDPVWRTITTVVRDEAIGERGLRLRESSMSGPKGKMLVWHWYWIDGSTTSSDYVGKLLQIRQKLLHASDDGAAVMIFAPYDENPEPARVAMRAFLKGDLAAIEAALAANTRAR
- a CDS encoding FemAB family XrtA/PEP-CTERM system-associated protein → MSSITDAVQDRPTTSSGAGATVHLLRAGDARDMARWDAFVAACPEATFFHRAGWQTIIDRVYGHKTWFYYVEQDGQIVGVLPLAEIKSRLFGHSLGSLPFCVLGGVAATSDAARPLLDAAADKLAASLKVGHLEYRNLLPAHAGDPAWHQKELYVTFRKAITADDDENMNAIPRKQRAMVRKGIKCGLTAEIDQGVDRFFIAYATSVHRLGTPVFPKKYFAVIKEVFGEECEIRIIVKDGAIVAGVLSFYFRDEVLPYYGGGMPAAREFAGNDFMYWNLMQAAAARGARIFDFGRSKLGTGAFDFKKNWGFSPTPLAYEYRLYESTELPDNNPLNPKYQLFIKLWKKMPLALANVLGPHIVKSLG